A genomic window from Solanum stenotomum isolate F172 chromosome 10, ASM1918654v1, whole genome shotgun sequence includes:
- the LOC125843221 gene encoding BTB/POZ domain-containing protein POB1-like encodes MTKSHPLNVRTVNISSPILAAKSGFFLKLLSNGTEEQQYVIVQIHESEKAALMDLLKFIYCNSLSSKTPSGLVDVLMAADKFEVSSCMRYCSNELQNQHMTIERALRYLDLPSKVLNVDAVQPLADAANLFIILRFRDINKFEKEALSLPLSGIKVVLSSDLLRIASEDAVYDFALKWARMYCVS; translated from the exons ATGACTAAAAGTCATCCTCTTAATGTGAGAACGGTAAATATCAGTTCTCCTATTCTTGCTGCCAAAAGTGGTTTCTTTCTTAAG TTGCTCTCGAATGGCACAGAAGAGCAACAGTATGTAATTGTACAAATTCATGAGTCGG AAAAAGCCGCTCTGATGGACctgttgaagtttatatattGCAATAGTTTATCAAGTAAAACACCAAGTGGTCTTGTTGATGTGCTGATGGCGGCTGATAAGTTTGAGGTGTCGTCTTGCATGAGATACTGCAGCAATGAACTGCAGAATCAACACATGACAATTGAAAGAGCATTGCGCTATTTGGATCTTCCTTCCAAAGTATTAAATGTTGATGCAGTTCAGCCATTAGCAGATGCGGCCAATCTGTTTATTATCCTCCGTTTCAGGGACATAAACAA GTTCGAAAAAGAAGCATTGAGTTTGCCTCTTTCGGGAATTAAGGTTGTTCTGTCCAGTGATCTTCTTCGGATTGCATCAGAGGATGCTGTCTATGACTTTGCGTTGAAGTGGGCTCGTATGTATTGTGTGTCGTGA
- the LOC125841296 gene encoding BTB/POZ domain-containing protein POB1-like, producing MYLYLFRLSDADDKREEAAIGRLEKSPPNIVMNKSHPLCWRTVHISSPIVAAKSIFFFKLFSNGTEEQRYVIVQIHESEEAALMDLLKFMYCNTLSAKTPTGLLDVLMIADKFEAASCMSYCSNELQNQPMTTETALLYLDLPSKVLKVNVVRPLADAANVFLLVRFTDITKFEIEALSLSLSGIKVVLSSDLLEIASEDAVYDFALKWARMHYPKLEERREVWTSYLCFLIRFPAMTCTKLKEIMTCNDFGWELASKFVLEALFYKAEPPYQQGEIAARVENAFNNRYVERAYKLRPVKALEFEAPHQLSVVYLDLKSDECNNLFPEGKLFSQGFHLGGQELFLSAHCNIEQQGVYHCLGLFLGMQGEESQPLAVDYEFSVRVKPDNEFVSMYKGSHTLSSGIVVGCHNLCGVTWIPFLSEDSLYFIDEILHIRADITVIRE from the exons ATGTACCTTTATCTCTTTCGCTTGTCTGATGCTGATGACAAACGAGAAGAAGCAGCTATAGGAAGGCTTGAGAAATCGCCTCCTAACATTGTGATGAATAAAAGTCATCCTCTTTGCTGGAGAACTGTACACATCAGTTCTCCAATTGTTGCTGCAaagagtattttcttttttaag ttgTTCTCGAATGGCACGGAAGAGCAACGATATGTAATTGTACAAATTCATGAGTCGG AAGAAGCAGCCCTCATGGACCTGTTGAAGTTTATGTATTGTAATACATTATCAGCTAAAACACCAACTGGTCTGCTTGATGTGTTGATGATTGCTGATAAGTTTGAGGCGGCGTCATGCATGAGTTACTGCAGCAATGAATTGCAGAATCAACCCATGACAACTGAAACCGCGTTGCTTTATTTGGATCTTCCTTCCAAAGTATTAAAGGTTAATGTTGTTCGGCCGTTGGCAGATGCTGCCAACGTGTTCCTTCTAGTTCGTTTTACGGACATAACAAA GTTCGAAATAGAGGCATTGAGTTTGTCTCTTTCTGGAATTAAGGTTGTTCTGTCCAGTGATCTTCTTGAGATTGCATCAGAGGATGCTGTGTATGACTTTGCATTGAAGTGGGCTCGTATGCATTACCCAAAGCTTGAGGAACGACGAGAAGTATGGACCTCATATCTCTGTTTCCTCATTCGGTTTCCAGCCATGACATGCACAAAGCTGAAGGAAATCATGACGTGCAATGACTTTGGTTGGGAGCTTGCTTCAAAGTTTGTCTTGGAGGCTCTTTTTTACAAGGCCGAACCACCGTATCAGCAGGGTGAAATTGCTGCCAGGGTGGAGAATGCTTTCAACAATCGTTATGTGGAACGGGCGTACAAACTCAGACCTGTTAAAGCTCTCGAGTTTGAAGCACCTCATCAGCTGTCTGTTGTTTACCTAGATTTGAAAAGTGATGAGTGTAATAACCTCTTTCCTGAAGGTAAACTCTTTTCACAGGGTTTCCATTTGGGTGGACAAGAGCTTTTCCTTTCCGCACATTGCAACATAGAACAACAAGGTGTTTACCATTGCTTGGGGTTGTTCCTGGGCATGCAAGGGGAGGAGTCTCAGCCACTTGCAGTTGATTACGAGTTTTCAGTGCGTGTGAAACCAGACAACGAATTTGTGAGCATGTATAAGGGAAGCCACACCTTGAGTAGTGGCATCGTTGTGGGGTGCCACAACCTTTGTGGTGTAACTTGGATCCCTTTTCTGAGTGAAGATAGTTTGTATTTCATCGATGAAATTCTGCATATTCGTGCTGATATTACTGTGATCAGGGAATGA